Proteins encoded in a region of the Plasmodium berghei ANKA genome assembly, chromosome: 1 genome:
- a CDS encoding 60S ribosomal protein L39, putative: protein MGSIKTFRLKQKLGKCKKQNRPVPHWYRLRKDTKIRYNTKRRHWRRTKLGL from the exons atg ggATCAATTAAAACATTCAgattaaaacaaaaactTGGAAAATGTAAAAAGCAAAACAGGCCTGTACCTCACTGGTATAGATTGAGAAAAGATACTAAAATAAg ATATAACACTAAAAGAAGGCACTGGAGAAGAACTAAATTAGgattataa
- a CDS encoding lsm12, putative, which yields MVKNNIDPSLYFGHIIATKTTSGDIFEGELYCYDTCSNFIILKDDNKNGTANFYIIRMHTIVDIETKQKLKTLYEVLPKIDKAIVEKIERKSIENFEKKKSRIGIRVTHEAQELFDFIWKTHPDCTWNNRDILVLNGEVRIKHPYGPDNCTAKNEKLRERFITVISRFRQKKAMANKK from the exons ATGgttaaaaacaatattgaTCCATCCTTATATTTTGGTCATATAATAGCTACAAAAACAACCAGTGGGGATATATTTGAAGGAGAATTATATTGTTATGACACCTgttcaaattttattatattaaaagatgataataaaaacggTACAGCAAATTTCTACATAATTAGGATGCATACTATTGTAGATATAGAAACAAagcaaaaattaaaaacgTTATATGAAGTATTACCAAAAATCGATAAAGCTATTgttgaaaaaattgaaagAAAGTCAAtagaaaattttgaaaaaaaaaaatcaagaATTGGTATTAGGGTTACACATGAAGCTCAGGAGTTGTTTGATTTTATATGGAAAAC CCATCCAGACTGTACGTGGAACAACAGAGATATTCTTGTCCTAAATGGCGAAGTTAGAATTAAACATCCTTATGGTCCCGATAATTGCACAgctaaaaatgaaaaattaagaGAGCGTTTCATTACAGTg ATATCAAGATTTCGTCAAAAGAAAGCCATGgctaataaaaaatga
- a CDS encoding eukaryotic translation initiation factor 3 subunit L, putative has protein sequence MNPVQAENNVIEERIVSFEEEVEIFLINLHDFVYHRNAEAIKKLFDTDFYTISDLYFKNIRWPSIKLVDLFYKQKNRFHNLIHSLYEELYYRHVFIINDVTLEDRKNTWENYKCLLNFISSICIDNDTNDNVLVMPNVWIYDFLSEYIYQFQSMCHFKIELLNSPDENAKGIDFVVKNPDVFESSIVLEVLHSLLLKGEFTTLPADEKVAFVNNVFNINNEEITSKYQFSYFSCCILLNVYVLLGDYYSALKIISNIQLNHKQLYWKVTLCHINIYYNIAFCYMMLKRYNDSIKILSQILIYLSKQKAHISNQQRYQQSLINKLIDKMYLIAIICHSLCNTRLDETILQNIKENYSSKFYSLQSANEQAYTDLFYRVAPKFIDPVSNISFQLLTNFENVQNQTYNSNPTLRQLSIFLKNVTYQKKTYHLMSYVKLYHNIQINKLGNLMNYQEKYNDNVYCDIMCVKNYNRQLIWKEGPLYSGEITTSIFGNTFDFYIDIDILNIKTKAQQKFFIDYFIHQISMCKNLTNNLQGNSSGHLYKIKYDNYKRKNKGKNRNKHGNHKIPVMQ, from the coding sequence atgaatccAGTACAAGCAGAAAACAATGTCATAGAGGAAAGGATAGTAAGCTTCGAAGAAGAAGtagaaatttttttaattaatttacaTGACTTTGTATATCATCGCAATGCTGAAGCtataaagaaattatttGATACAGACTTTTATACAATATctgatttatattttaagaatATTCGTTGGCCCTCTATAAAGCTAgttgatttattttataaacaaaaaaatcgaTTCCATAATTTGATTCACTCTTTATATGAAGAATTATATTATCGTcatgtatttataataaatgatgtAACATTAGAAGATCGTAAAAATACATgggaaaattataaatgttTATTAAACTTTATATCAAGTATATGTATTGATAATGATACTAATGATAATGTATTAGTTATGCCAAATGTATGGatatatgattttttgtcagaatatatttatcagtTTCAATCTATGTGCCATTTTAAAatagaattattaaattctCCTGACGAAAATGCAAAAGGAATAGATTTTGTTGTAAAAAATCCAGATGTTTTTGAAAGTAGTATAGTATTAGAAGTATTACAtagtttattattaaaaggTGAATTTACTACTTTACCTGCAGATGAAAAGGTTGCATTTGTTAATAATGTATTTAACATAAACAATGAAGAAATAACAAGTAAATATCAATTTTCTTACTTTTCATgttgtatattattaaatgtatatgtattattagGTGATTATTATAGTGcactaaaaataatatcaaatatacaattaaaTCATAAACAGTTATATTGGAAAGTAACATTATgtcatattaatatttattataatattgcattttgttatatgatgttaaaaagatataatgatagtataaaaattttatcacaaatattaatttatttatcaaaaCAAAAAGCACATATATCAAATCAACAAAGATATCAACAAtctttaataaataaattaatcgATAAAATGTATTTGATTGCTATTATATGCCATTCATTATGTAATACACGATTAGATGAAACgatattacaaaatattaaagaaaattattctagtaaattttattctttaCAGTCAGCTAATGAACAAGCATATACAGATTTATTTTATCGAGTTGCTCCAAAATTTATAGATCCTGTATCTAATATTAGTTTTCAGTTATTAactaattttgaaaatgtaCAAAATCAAACATATAATTCAAATCCAACTTTACGACaattatcaatttttttaaaaaatgtaacatatcaaaaaaaaacatatcaTTTAATGTCTTATGttaaattatatcataatattcaaattaataaattagggaatttaatgaattaccaagaaaaatataatgataatgtTTATTGTGATATTATGTGtgttaaaaattataataggCAATTGATTTGGAAAGAAGGTCCTTTATATTCTGGAGAAATAACTACATCTATTTTTGGAAATACTTTTGACTTTTATATTGATAtagatattttaaatattaaaacaaaagcacaacaaaaatttttcatagattattttattcatcAAATTAGCATGTGTAAAAATCTcacaaataatttacaaGGAAATAGTTCTGGACATCtctataaaattaaatatgataattataaaagaaaaaataaaggaaaaaatagaaaCAAACATGGAAATCATAAAATTCCAGTTATGCAATAG
- a CDS encoding leucine-rich repeat protein has protein sequence MLLDLSRCKLKSLEDSDVILEKLIELNCDYTSITYLDVSYNNIKSIKGLRHFENLKILNISNNELTSLDGDYIPCSTEKIICDNNNLSDIYFKGITNEREESESESKYETDEETGSDDNRKNNCIDKIYSYKNDNNISSNYSNDLKSYNMHDKYNNSFFYDKIYYTNNNFPLSKLKYLDVSYNNIKRLATFEKYLHILNKRNKLNNSNETNISKNLKSESVESDVDDAQINNFISSKTEKDVMILFFNSLETLHLRGNKLTNLKGLSVLKNLKVLDLRSNLISHPVQLFYILDNKNWLKKYHDKKNKNKNKNKNTYYSYFSYILKKYKNINLQNISLLGNNKVFKPKRLLASVFNVLKNVNRKKELITDFSDRVSINESNDILEREFCDANGEEEDDSDASYDTDSDMGSEADVEVEENLVLNSVMENSNLIEINTYISKNKHDNFVKKSNEINIHNDIKKITSKPKDSIELNDPGFYDKNINKNENDCAENSQGEKNKNRDIPTSLSRKEIDVESSDTEEDTHGQVESVMDSHSESENEKEYSVSDIEHEFATEEEIEPSKVKYNEIDAGTITNQNDSESEEEEIIKTVVDAEPIHNQSDTENESEEEEITRSEIDAYSIKNQNDNESEEEEIIKTVVDAEPIHNQSDTENEEEINRSEIDADSIKNQNDSESEEEINRSEIDADSIKNQNDSESEEEINRSEIDADSIKNQNDSESEEEINRSEIDADSIKNQNDSESEEEINRSEIDADSIKNQNDSESEEEINRSGIDADSIKNQNDSENEEEEINRSGIDADSIKNQNDSENEEEEINRSGIDADSIKNQNDSESEEEEITRSEIDSDSIKSQNDSEHESEEEEITRSEIDSDSIKNQNDSENEEEEITRSDIYSIKSYGDDGEDTGSEEEEKEESESEDDVNVSLEMERNEGIKIIDVKEGEQMHKSQIELTNLKIEENISKEIDNIENNILAIKGKESEYINSHEIPKEAYVSSKESEMNSEIKVSNSNDEIQNKKEAELCSDKENEKKNDQNKTYRDFQNSLKIFDYDKHKYFPILNEKIEKLNNKIGEYSIKKQAKQKSKENEEEKFTGSIIPNLIQNTNKNVEKKSKNVIYFYNNLKKNMLKENYHNKKCEENESKKSNKQTVSLKNVIKKKNRLNGYNCSEVKIDNDEKEIYKKNDISLKRKKNIYSKNNYYWNSHKNDSIPIQINNDKYINIHSNNFNSNIDNIINNNIDDKDNKLYNKKNEKYINIEDHETSCSFSSIVINKKNNKIFKETETYDKHSDISNFVNYSFIGNDIINSEFEQISQNPTFEKNNSSTNYIPQFHQCKNIIISATKNEIIHESEKDGNDNVKTKIVEKADPDKHLDVIEGIINRKCLNHGYSKYFDLENGSINGNVDDDNNRAKQNLNFKFEKGNNNECLELLKKKNNNSRPDVLEKKESSIDAAHSMHNGSKKIVNKLESSNACKKGDKKSDNKLGKNKIEKNRVEKNRVEKNRVEKNRVENNRVEKNRVEKNRVEKNRVEKNRVENNRVEKNKIEKLCKIKSLQTYNLPHSKLPNGVCLSKPKPSSGLFEISKTNKTCLKLIKINKHDEINYTNKNNTSYETCDNSNEIKQLENKINKDSVHDNTKMVMCNDKINVYNSKISENSNNHKLSKNLILYIKETCLKLRKEKQYNNMLFKENKKLENKVRLLNQSKKIYKKKIKNLEKYCDEKNKITKKFENIMKNLNLLQNSKMEIPMNDVKMQNTYIDNTINQLYNTFLDTLGENHIITKIIENLASVHAKKEKKIALQLNEQVKNLNLLKSHEELTQTKNEYFKELQKKEKVIINLNENLEEIMKNTNDMKQMLAENDDKLKNFKMELSQKNTIIKELEEKNNKLIENEKAMQIEKENLLELLYGKDEKLTNAKEYKDEIKELQQKIKNYLHKNAHKVQDKIYEQILDKLYDEQIKIQSFLVEKDQTIIQKNTKIEHLQAQLHSWAKEASKWVLIADKHTKLITNHNNLKKNYEELKYKYIMDLKHLQTKKNEKIKELIRKFS, from the exons atgcTGCTCGATTTATCTAGATGTAAGCTAAAAAGTTTAGAAGATAGTGATGTGATTCTTGAAAAATTGATAGAACTAAATTGCGATTATACAAGTATAACATATTTAGAtgtttcatataataatattaaatctATTAAAGGATTAAGACATTTTGAAAAtctgaaaatattaaatatatcgAATAATGAATTAACTTCATTAGATGGTGATTATATTCCCTGTTCAactgaaaaaataatttgtgataataataatcttagtgacatttattttaaggGTATAACAAATGAAAGGGAAGAATCAGAATCAGAATCCAAATATGAAACTGATGAAGAAACGGGTTCAGAtgataatagaaaaaataattgtatagataaaatatatagttataaaaatgataataatatttcttcaaattattcaaatgatttaaaaagttataatatgcatgataaatataataatagttttttttatgataaaatatattacacaaataataattttccattaagcaaattaaaatatttagatGTAAGCTACAATAATATTAAGAGATTAGCAacatttgaaaaatatttacatattttaaataaaagaaataaattaaacaaTTCCAATGAAACAAACATATCAAAGAATCTCAAATCTGAAAGTGTAGAAAGTGATGTAGATGATGCACagataaataattttatttcgaGTAAAACTGAAAAAGATGTTATGattctattttttaattctttagAAACTCTGCATCTAAgaggaaataaattaacTAATTTAAAAGGATTAagtgttttaaaaaatttaaaagttTTAGATCTTAGATCAAATTTAATTAGCCATCCAGTACAACTCTTTTATATTCtggataataaaaattggctaaaaaaatatcatgataaaaaaaataaaaataaaaataaaaataaaaatacttattattcttatttttcatatatattaaaaaaatataaaaatataaatttacaaaatatatccTTATTAGGCAACAACAAAGTATTCAAACCAAAACGCTTGCTTGCATCTGTATTTAAcgtattaaaaaatgttaatagAAAAAAGGAACTTATAACTGATTTTTCTGATCGTGTTTCGATAAATGAAAGTAATGATATTCTTGAACGTGAGTTTTGTGATGCAAATGGTGAGGAAGAAGATGACTCAGATGCTTCTTATGATACAGATTCAGACATGGGTTCAGAAGCAGATGTAGAAGTCGAGGAAAATTTGGTTCTAAATAGTGTTATGGAAAATTCAAACTTAATAGAAAtcaatacatatatttctaaaaataaacatgataattttgtaaaaaaaagtaacgaaataaatattcataatgatattaaaaaaattacatcTAAACCAAAGGATTCTATTGAATTAAATGATCCTGGGTtctatgataaaaatataaataaaaatgaaaatgattgTGCTGAGAATAGTCAAGGagaaaagaataaaaatagagaTATTCCAACTTCTTTAAGTCGAAAGGAGATAGATGTAGAATCAAGTGATACTGAAGAGGATACACATGGACAAGTAGAAAGTGTAATGGATTCTCATAGCGAAtcagaaaatgaaaaagaatataGTGTAAGTGATATAGAGCATGAATTTGCAACTGAAGAAGAAATCGAACCAAGCaaagtaaaatataatgagaTAGATGCAGGTACCATAACGAATCAAAATGATAGTGAAAGTGAAGAGgaagaaataattaaaacCGTGGTAGATGCAGAGCCCATACATAATCAAAGTGATACTGAAAATGAAAGTGAAGAGGAAGAAATAACTAGAAGCGAAATAGATGCATATAGCATAAAGAAtcaaaatgataatgaaaGTGAAGAGgaagaaataattaaaacCGTGGTAGATGCAGAGCCCATACATAATCAAAGTGATACTGAAAATGAAGAGGAAATAAATAGAAGCGAAATAGATGCAGACAgcataaaaaatcaaaatgaTAGTGAAAGTGAAGAGGAAATAAATAGAAGCGAAATAGATGCAGACAgcataaaaaatcaaaatgaTAGTGAAAGTGAAGAGGAAATAAATAGAAGCGAAATAGATGCAGACAgcataaaaaatcaaaatgaTAGTGAAAGTGAAGAGGAAATAAATAGAAGCGAAATAGATGCAGACAgcataaaaaatcaaaatgaTAGTGAAAGTGAAGAGGAAATAAATAGAAGCGAAATAGATGCAGACAgcataaaaaatcaaaatgaTAGTGAAAGtgaagaagaaataaatagaaGCGGAATAGATGCAGACAgcataaaaaatcaaaatgatagtgaaaatgaagaagaagaaataaatagaaGCGGAATAGATGCAGACAgcataaaaaatcaaaatgatagtgaaaatgaagaagaagaaataaatagaaGCGGAATAGATGCAGACAgcataaaaaatcaaaatgaTAGTGAAAGTGAAGAAGAGGAAATAACTAGAAGCGAAATAGATTCAGACAGCATAAAGAGTCAAAATGATAGTGAACATGAAAGTGAAGAGGAAGAAATAACTAGAAGCGAAATAGATTCAGACAgcataaaaaatcaaaatgatagtgaaaatgaagaagaGGAAATAACTAGAAGcgatatatatagtataaaAAGTTATGGCGATGATGGCGAAGATACAGGAAGTGAAGAAGaggaaaaagaagaaaGCGAATCTGAGGACGATGTAAATGTGAGTCTAGAAATGGAAAGAAATGaaggaataaaaataattgatgTAAAAGAAGGTGAACAAATGCATAAATCACAAATAGAATTAacgaatttaaaaatagaagaaaatatttcaaaagaAATAGATAATATCGAAAACAACATATTAGCTATTAAAGGAAAAGAATcagaatatataaattctCATGAAATTCCAAAAGAAGCGTATGTATCTAGTAAAGAATCCGAAATGAATAGTGAAATAAAAGTAAGTAATTCAAATGATGAAATACAAAACAAAAAGGAAGCAGAATTATGTTcagataaagaaaatgaaaagaaaaatgatCAAAACAAAACTTATAGAGATTTTCAGAATAGTTTGAAGATCTTTGATTATgataaacataaatattttccaatattaaatgaaaaaatagaaaaattaaataataaaataggtGAGTATTcgataaaaaaacaagcCAAACAAAAGagtaaagaaaatgaagaagaaaaGTTTACAGGTTCTATTATTCCAAatttaatacaaaataccaataaaaatgtagaaaaaaaatcaaaaaatgtgatttatttttataacaacttaaaaaaaaatatgcttaaagaaaattatcataataaaaaatgtgagGAAAATGAATctaaaaaatcaaataaacaAACAGTTAGCTTGAAAAATgtgattaaaaaaaagaatcgATTAAATGGTTATAATTGTAGTGAAGTAAAAATAGACaatgatgaaaaagaaatatataaaaaaaatgatatttctttgaaaagaaaaaaaaatatatatagcaaAAATAACTATTATTGGAATTCTCATAAAAATGATTCTATTCCTATCCAAATTAATAacgataaatatattaatattcattctaacaattttaatagcaatatagataatataataaataataatattgatgaTAAAGACAATAAattgtataataaaaaaaatgaaaaatatattaatattgaaGACCATGAAACAAGTTGTTCTTTTTCCTCCattgtaataaataaaaaaaacaacaaaatatttaaagaaaCTGAAACTTATGATAAGCATTCAGATATTtcaaattttgtaaattattCATTCATAGgaaatgatataattaatagTGAATTCGAACAAATTAGTCAAAACCCTacttttgaaaaaaataatagcaGCACAAATTATATTCCCCAATTTCAtcaatgtaaaaatataatcataAGTGCAACTAAAAATGAAATCATTCATGAATCTGAAAAGGATGGAAATGATAAtgttaaaacaaaaatagtAGAAAAAGCGGATCCAGACAAACATTTAGATGTAATAGAAGGTATTATAAATAGAAAATGTTTAAATCATGgttattcaaaatatttcgATTTAGAAAATGGAAGCATAAATGGCAATGTtgatgatgataataatcgtgctaaacaaaatttgaactttaaatttgaaaagggaaataataatgaatgtCTTGAATTgttgaaaaagaaaaacaacAATTCTAGACCAGATgtattagaaaaaaaagaatcaTCAATAGATGCAGCACACTCTATGCATAATGGAAGTAAAAAGATAGTAAACAAACTAGAAAGTAGCAATGCATGCAAAAAAGGcgataaaaaaagtgataACAAGTtgggaaaaaataagataGAAAAAAACAGGGTAGAAAAAAACAGAGTAGAAAAAAACAGAGTAGAAAAAAACAGGGTAGAAAATAACAGAGTAGAAAAAAACAGAGTAGAAAAAAACAGAGTAGAAAAAAACAGAGTAGAAAAAAACAGGGTAGAAAATAACAGAgtagaaaaaaacaagatagaaaaattatgtaaaattaaaagtttGCAAACTTATAATTTGCCACATAGTAAATTGCCAAATGGTGTGTGTCTCTCAAAACCTAAGCCATCTTCTGGCTTGTTTGAAATAAGCAAAACAAACAAAACATGTTTGAAGTtgattaaaataaataaacatgacgaaattaattatacaaataaaaacaataccTCTTATGAAACTTGTGATAATTCgaatgaaataaaacaattagAAAATAAGATAAATAAAGATTCTGTACAtgataatacaaaaatggTAATGtgtaatgataaaataaatgtttataATAGCAAAATTAGTGAAAATAGTAACAACCATAAGTTAagtaaaaatttaatattatatataaaagaaacaTGTTTAAAATTgagaaaagaaaaacaatacaataatatgttatttaaagaaaataaaaaacttgaaaataaagtaaGACTGCTAAAtcaaagtaaaaaaatatataagaaaaaaattaaaaatttggaaaaatattgtgatgaaaaaaataaaattacaaaaaaatttgaaaatataatgaagaatttaaatttattgcAAAACTCCAAAATGGAAATTCCTATGAATGATGTCAAAATGCAGAACACATATATTGATAACACAATAAACCAATTATAT AACACATTCTTAGACACTTTAGGCGAAAATCacataataacaaaaat AATCGAAAATTTGGCTTCCGTGCATGcaaaaaaggaaaagaaAATAGCATTACAATTAAATGAACAAGTTAAg AATTTGAATTTGTTAAAAAGTCATGAAGAACTAACtcaaacaaaaaatgaatatttcaaagaattacaaaaaaaagaaaaagttATTATTAA cttaaatgaaaatttagaagaaataatgaaaaacaCTAATGACATGAAACAAATGTTAGcagaaaatgatgataaattaaaaaattttaagatGGAATTATCTCAAAAAAACACAATCATTAAAGAATTGGaggaaaaaaacaataaactg atagaaaatgaaaaagcaATGCAAATTGAgaaagaaaatttattgGAGTTATTATATGGAAAAG acgaaaaattaacaaacgCTAAAGAATACAAAGACGAAATTAAAGAATtacaacaaaaaataaaaaactatttacataaaaatgcTCACAAAGTAcaagataaaatatatgaacagATTTTAGATAAGTTATATGatgaacaaattaaaatacaATCATTTTTAGTAGAAAAAGATCAAActataattcaaaaaaatacaaaaatagaACATCTTCAGGCTCAATTACATTCATGGGCAAAAGAAGCATCTAAATGGGTATTAATTGCAGATAAACACACAAAACTTATTACtaatcataataatttaaag aaaaattatgaagAACTTAAGTATAAGTATATAATGGATTTGAAGCATttacaaacaaaaaaaaacgaaaagaTAAAAGAGCTTATAAGGAAGTTTTcataa